In the genome of Planctomyces sp. SH-PL62, the window CCTGCTCGCCGCCGGGGCCGACGCGCTCGACGTCGTCGCGAGCAAGGCCGACGCCAGGCCGTCGGCCTCCCGTTGTTTCGAAAGCCTGGGCTATCTCGCCGAGACTCACGGCCGCCCCGTCGCGTATCACGACCTCGACGCCGAGCCCGACGCCTGGGCCGCCCGCGACGCGGTCGTCGGCGGCCGCACGGAAAGCCTGCGGGTCTCGTCGCGGTTCGCCGCCTCGGGCTGTCGGGTCTCGCTGGGGATCGCGCGGACGGACGAGACGTTCCGGCTCGGATTGTCCCTGCCCGCCCTGGCGGCGATCCTGCACCGCGACGACCGCTGGGAGTTCGAACGGGCGATGCTCGCGAGGCGACTGCCGAGGCGGCTCGTCCCGGCGTGCAGCCTGCTGGAGACCTGGCGGGGCCGGCTGGCGCGGGCGTGGCTGTCGGTGCGCTCGGTCGGCGGCGGGATGCGACTGACCGGGGCCGAGCGCCGGAGCCTGGACCGGATCGAACGCGCCACCGGTCGACTCTCAGCCCTGGCGACGATCGCGCCTCCCCGGCTCAGCCTGATCGACGGCTTCTCCGGCATGCATGGCCAGGCGCCGAGGCTGGGGACGAGGCTCCGGCTGGGGACGGTGATCGCGGGCACGGACCCGGTCGCGGTCGACGCCGTCGCCGCCGCGATCATGGGCTTCGACCCGCTGGAGGTCGCTTACCTCCGCCGTGCCCAGGCGGCCGGGCTTGGGGTATCGGACCTGGCCGCGATCACGATCGTGGGCGAGCCCTGGTCGCAGGTCCGCCGCAAGTGCCGACGCCACGCCGCCGATCGACTGCTCCGGCTCGTTTCGGGCTCGATCGGCCCCGAAGCGGGCGCCGGCCCCGGCCCGCATTTCCGCTCCCGCCGCAAGTCGAGATCGCGCCGGTCGACCCGCGCCTGAGAGCGACCGAGCCCTGGAGCCCCCCGAAGATGCGACTTGGTTTCGACGGAACCTGCCTGGCGAACCGCCGGGGATTCGGCCGGTTCGCCCGTCGCCTGCTCGCGGCCGTCGCCCCTCGCGCCGTCGATCGCGGACACGAGGTCGTCGTCGTGATCGACGGCCCCTCCGCGGCGACCGTCGAACTCCCCGAGGGAGTCGAACCGATCGTCGTGGGCGTGCGCGAATCCCCCAGCGCGGCGGCCTCGGCGCGGGGACGGCGCGGGCTGCTCGACATGCTGGCGATGGGCCGGGCCGTCTCGCGGGCGAAGCTCGACCTGATGTACTTCCCGGCCACCTACAGCTTCTACCCGGTCTGGGGCGTCCCCCGGGTCGTGGTCACGATGCACGACACGCTGACCCTGGAACACCCGGAGTTGGTCTTCCCGACCCGTCGCGGGCGGGCCGCCTGGACGCTGAAGGAGTGGGTCGCAAGGCGTTCGTCGGACCGGATCGTGACCGTCTCGGAGACCTCGAAGCGCTACCTGATGGATCGCCTGGGGCTGGACGCCGACCGCCTGCGGATCGTCGGCGAGGCGGCCGACCCCGCGTTCCGGCCGCTGCGCGACGAGGCCCGCGCGGACGAGGCGCTGGGGCGGTACGGCGTCCCGGCCGGGTCCCGGTTCCTGCTCTACGTCGGCGGCCTCAGCCCGCACAAGAACCTCCTGAGGCTCGTCGAGGCGTTCGCGGCAGCGACCCCGGACGACGTGCTCCTCGTCCTGACGGGCGACTTCCAGGATGTCTTCCACACACACGTCCCGGAGATCCGAGGCGCGATCGCCCGGCTGGGCCTGGAGGGCCGGGTCCTGCTGCCGGGGTTCGTCCCCGACGAGGACCTCGTCGCCCTCTACAGCCGGACGTACGCCCTGGTCTTCCCTTCGCTCCTGGAAGGTTTCGGCCTGCCGGCGGTCGAGGCCATGGCCTGCGGCGCGCCGGTGGTCGCCAGCCGGGCGGGCTCGCTCCCCGAGGTCGTCGGCGACGCGGGACTTTTCTTCGACCCGCTCGACGTGCCCGACATGGCCGCCGCGCTCGACGCGATCCTCCGCGATCCGGACCTCCGCGACGCGCTCGCGGCCAGGGCCCTCCGACGCTCGGCTACCTTCGACTGGGACCGCTCCGCGACGGCCCTGCTCGCCTGCTTCGAAGAACTCGCCCCCCGGGGCTCCTCGTCGCGAACGACGCGTGGCGTGCGGGCGACGGGAGAGGAACTGGGGTTGAACGAAACCGCTCGGGATGCGCATCTAAACGATCGAAGGAGCCGGGAGTGAAAGCCGCGCCGACCTGATCGGCCGTGAGCCAGGATCGTTGTAAACCTCATGGAGTCCACCGCTTTGGTCCCAACCCTCTTGTTCTACGCGGCGTTCGCGATCGGCGAGGCGGTCTGCCTGGCCGTTGCGGTGAACGTCACGCACGGCTACCCGTGGAGGGTCCGCTGGGTCGAGAAGGCGACGCTGATCATCCTCGCGGCCTGCGGCGTGGTCTCGTTCGAGCTGACGCGCCGCTACTGGCTCGTCCCGGTCTCGGAATGGCCCACCTTGCTGGTCGGCTTCGCCGTCGCCTGCTGCCTGGCGGCGCTCGTCGGCCTGCCGCTGGCGACGTACGCCCGGTCGCGACGCTCGCGAAGCTGGCGGGAGATCCCTCGCGAACGCCGGGACGCCCTCCAGGACGCCCCCCGTCACGAGTTCATCGGCGACGGCCCGCGCTCCTGGATGCTGAAGCTGCCGGGGAACACCTCGCTCCACCTGGAAACCCACGACTGGTCGGTGACGCTCCCCCAGCTCCCGGCCGAGATGGACGGGATCTCGATCCTCCACCTGACCGACCTGCACTTCTCGCGAGCCTACGACCGTCGCTACTTCGAGGCGGTCTGCGACGTCGCCTCCGACATGCCGGCGGACTTGGTCTTCGTGACCGGCGACCTGATCGACGACTCGGAATGCATCGAGTGGATCGCGCCCTTGCTCGAGCGCCTGCCGGGCCCGCTGGGTCGGTTCGCGATCCTCGGCAACCACGACCATCATCACGACATGGAGCGGATCGCCGCCGCCGTGGCCGACGGCGGCTTCACGGTCCTCGACGGCGAGGTCGCCACGATCGACCTGAACGGCCGCAAGCTGGCCGTCGGCGGTACGTGCGCGCCCTGGGGGCCCGACATCCCCGACGCCGCCATCCCCCCCGCCGACTTCTCGATGCTCCTGAGCCACACGCCGGACCGGGTTTACCGGGCGGCCCGCCAGGGCTGGGACTTCATCCTCTCGGGCCACAACCACGGCGGCCAGATTCGCCTCCCGGTGGTCGGGCCGATCCTCATGCCCAGCGTGTACAGCCGACGCTTCGAGCACGGCTTCTTCCGGGTCTCCCCCTCGCTGATGTACGTCAGCCAGGGGGTCGGGGCCAAGCACCCGATCCGGTACGGCTGCACGCCGGAGATCAGCCGGTTCACGCTCGTCCGCGCCGCAGCCCAGGCGCCCCGCGACCAGGCCGCGCCCCAGCGGGCCTGGGTCGGAAGGTGAACGCGTCCGCCCGCCGAAGCCTCGCCCGGCCGAGCGGCTCCCGCCCCTGGGGGTCAGGCTTCTGGACGATGCTTCGGCGACAGCACCATCACCTCGACGGGCGCCTCGCCCTCGAAGGTGAAGCGCAAGCTGAAGTCGGGGCCGTCGTAGCGAATCCAGTCGGGGATGCGTCCGTATTGAGGATGGTCTCCCCCACCGACGGCGCTGGGCGGGCCGAGGACGCGAAGAACGTCGCACTTCGAGGAATCGAGGGTCAGGCCGTCGACGCCCGAATTGCGCATGACCTGGAGAGCGACCGGAAAGGTGAGCGAGCGGGGCGACGCCACCCGCAGATCATGCCACGTCACCCCCTCGGGGATGATCTCGGGACGCTCGACGTCGAAGGAGATCGGGAACCCGCGCTGGACGATCGGCCGGACTCGGGCGCGGAAGTCCTCGTAGATCAACCAATCGGCGTCGTAGTCGTCCTGATGCTCGACGAGTCTTCTGAGGACCGGCTCGATCTCCGGCCAGAGGGGACGGATCTCGTCGGGTTCATGCTCCGATTTGTAGTCCATCAGTGAGAGGAAACAACTTGCGGCGTCCGAATCGCCACGGGAGGCGTCGGAGGTCAGATATCCCATGTACGCCTTCAGATAGAAACCGAAGACGCGACTCGGCATGAACATCACGTCCTCCTGGTAGCGGAGGGCGTTCTCCTCGAAGAGCCGCACGGCCTCGTCGTAGGACTTCCCCTGGAAGTTCTTGTACGCCCACTCCGTGTCGAGGTCCCACGCCTCGCTCCGCCAGTCGGCTTCGGTCGGGATGTTCA includes:
- a CDS encoding DUF362 domain-containing protein; protein product: MDDAIKVAVVQGDRRRGAVAQALALIADDVRAVVQPYGTAAIVPTLDELGRDWASTDRDTLSATTDALLAAGADALDVVASKADARPSASRCFESLGYLAETHGRPVAYHDLDAEPDAWAARDAVVGGRTESLRVSSRFAASGCRVSLGIARTDETFRLGLSLPALAAILHRDDRWEFERAMLARRLPRRLVPACSLLETWRGRLARAWLSVRSVGGGMRLTGAERRSLDRIERATGRLSALATIAPPRLSLIDGFSGMHGQAPRLGTRLRLGTVIAGTDPVAVDAVAAAIMGFDPLEVAYLRRAQAAGLGVSDLAAITIVGEPWSQVRRKCRRHAADRLLRLVSGSIGPEAGAGPGPHFRSRRKSRSRRSTRA
- a CDS encoding glycosyltransferase family 4 protein, yielding MRLGFDGTCLANRRGFGRFARRLLAAVAPRAVDRGHEVVVVIDGPSAATVELPEGVEPIVVGVRESPSAAASARGRRGLLDMLAMGRAVSRAKLDLMYFPATYSFYPVWGVPRVVVTMHDTLTLEHPELVFPTRRGRAAWTLKEWVARRSSDRIVTVSETSKRYLMDRLGLDADRLRIVGEAADPAFRPLRDEARADEALGRYGVPAGSRFLLYVGGLSPHKNLLRLVEAFAAATPDDVLLVLTGDFQDVFHTHVPEIRGAIARLGLEGRVLLPGFVPDEDLVALYSRTYALVFPSLLEGFGLPAVEAMACGAPVVASRAGSLPEVVGDAGLFFDPLDVPDMAAALDAILRDPDLRDALAARALRRSATFDWDRSATALLACFEELAPRGSSSRTTRGVRATGEELGLNETARDAHLNDRRSRE
- a CDS encoding metallophosphoesterase, whose translation is MVPTLLFYAAFAIGEAVCLAVAVNVTHGYPWRVRWVEKATLIILAACGVVSFELTRRYWLVPVSEWPTLLVGFAVACCLAALVGLPLATYARSRRSRSWREIPRERRDALQDAPRHEFIGDGPRSWMLKLPGNTSLHLETHDWSVTLPQLPAEMDGISILHLTDLHFSRAYDRRYFEAVCDVASDMPADLVFVTGDLIDDSECIEWIAPLLERLPGPLGRFAILGNHDHHHDMERIAAAVADGGFTVLDGEVATIDLNGRKLAVGGTCAPWGPDIPDAAIPPADFSMLLSHTPDRVYRAARQGWDFILSGHNHGGQIRLPVVGPILMPSVYSRRFEHGFFRVSPSLMYVSQGVGAKHPIRYGCTPEISRFTLVRAAAQAPRDQAAPQRAWVGR